A single Treponema primitia ZAS-1 DNA region contains:
- a CDS encoding urea amidolyase associated protein UAAP1 has protein sequence MQNIYQQILGRGDKLSFRVSKNRLIRFTALEKGASLSMLLFNARDYAERYNMPDTLKAQHTAHLTLGDLLLSDNGRVLASIVQDSVGWHDTIGGYISREQVDARYGKTTYQEKRNEWLRSGEENFLVAMTMHSMTRRHLTANVNLFSKVYCTEDGAMHYDGNNCKKGDTVSLRSEMDILMILSNTPSPLDDSGEYPSVPVKIDIYEAQSATILDPCFVKRPENQRAFENTWEYNNLEGGF, from the coding sequence ATGCAGAATATTTACCAGCAAATCTTGGGAAGGGGGGATAAGCTCTCTTTCCGGGTCTCAAAAAACAGGCTTATACGCTTTACGGCGCTGGAAAAAGGGGCCAGTCTTTCTATGCTCCTGTTTAACGCCCGGGATTATGCTGAACGGTATAATATGCCCGATACCTTAAAAGCCCAGCATACCGCCCACCTTACCCTGGGGGATCTACTCCTGAGCGATAATGGCCGGGTCCTGGCCAGTATAGTTCAGGACAGCGTGGGCTGGCATGATACCATTGGAGGCTACATCTCCCGGGAGCAGGTGGACGCCCGGTACGGCAAAACCACCTACCAGGAAAAGCGTAATGAATGGCTGCGGAGCGGGGAAGAGAATTTTCTCGTAGCCATGACCATGCATTCCATGACCCGGAGGCACCTGACCGCCAATGTCAACCTCTTTTCCAAAGTCTACTGCACCGAAGACGGGGCTATGCATTACGATGGGAACAACTGCAAAAAGGGGGATACCGTAAGCCTCCGCAGCGAGATGGACATCCTGATGATCCTTTCCAACACCCCCTCTCCCTTGGACGACAGCGGGGAGTACCCCAGCGTACCGGTTAAGATTGATATCTACGAGGCCCAGTCGGCAACTATTCTGGATCCCTGTTTTGTAAAG
- a CDS encoding ATP-binding protein has translation MGLKRQKVFAGIAGAVLLIVFASCGNRVKSGPSVLGEYDSYKDIPGVTREEISAIESVRRSTAILVYGMTLSTECFRDEDGNTQGFSVLVCNWLTELFGTKFRPVIYGWDALLRGLENNSIAFTGEISYSLGNTGEYFMTDSIAERRIKFVSMEGSDRLAFLARSRPLKYGFLKGTTTEALVSPYVKLPFEPVPVANYNEAYQKLILKEIDALFMDETVEGIFALYDNLIIEDFLPLSYNQVALATRDPRLQAFISVVQKYLQSTGSYRFAQMYDEGAQEYLRYNLLSRLTHDERTLLDRLQEATDASRPTDASRPTVAVSIEADNYPVSFYNPKENEWQGITVDLLREISALTGIQFNYANSPDSKLADIIAMLHQGQASMTMELVRSPSNDQEFLFADTPYQIDYYALISKNTYQDVTLSDIPYKRVGMVAGTTSAGIFHELFPRHTHMIDYADRETAINALARGDIELLMATRNLLLNITNYLERTGYKANLVLRRPYEAYFGFGPEEKLLCSIISKAQSLIDTERVVDDWTRRVFDYSGAMARSQKPYLIGASALLAIILVLLTIMLLRKRQMAANLERTVEQRTHELEVQTQAAQVASRAKGEFLSRMSHEIRTPLNAIIGMTEIARRAQDIGKKDRSLGEIASASDHLLGILNDVLDMSKIESGKFEIVHNPFVLAEAMKEVSKIIVLRCQEKGINFGNDFAGITDICVMGDKLRLKQILINLLGNAVKFTPNLGTIIFKVQGLDRDEKRIKLYFHVSDSGIGMSPEQMKNLFTAFEQADSSISVRFGGTGLGLAISQNLVKQMGGLITVKSVPGEGSAFSFTLDMDIAEMPQEEAPQKDTGVRVFPGKRILLAEDIEINRMILQELLADTRIKIDEAVDGAEAVRIFAASPVNYYDLIFMDIQMPNLNGHDASRQIRALDRGDAKTVPIIAMTANAYREDIDRALAAGMSGHLAKPIDIDEVMKVLSQRLG, from the coding sequence ATGGGGTTGAAAAGGCAGAAAGTATTCGCCGGAATCGCAGGAGCAGTTCTTCTCATTGTATTTGCCTCATGCGGAAATAGGGTAAAATCCGGCCCCTCCGTTTTGGGCGAGTATGATTCGTATAAGGATATTCCCGGGGTTACCCGGGAGGAAATAAGCGCCATTGAAAGCGTACGCCGCAGTACCGCCATCCTCGTCTACGGTATGACCCTCAGTACCGAATGTTTCCGCGATGAAGACGGTAATACCCAGGGTTTTTCTGTCCTGGTTTGCAACTGGCTCACCGAGCTTTTTGGGACTAAGTTCCGGCCGGTAATATACGGCTGGGACGCCCTGCTCCGGGGGCTGGAAAACAATAGCATTGCTTTTACCGGAGAAATATCCTATTCCCTGGGGAATACCGGGGAATATTTTATGACCGATTCCATTGCGGAACGGAGAATTAAATTTGTCAGCATGGAAGGATCCGACCGGCTGGCTTTCTTGGCCCGTTCCCGGCCGCTTAAATACGGCTTCCTGAAGGGTACCACCACGGAAGCCCTGGTTTCCCCCTATGTCAAGCTGCCCTTTGAACCGGTGCCTGTTGCTAATTACAACGAAGCCTATCAAAAGTTGATCCTTAAAGAAATTGACGCCCTTTTTATGGACGAGACCGTGGAGGGGATCTTTGCCCTGTACGACAATCTTATCATTGAGGATTTTCTGCCCCTGAGTTACAACCAGGTTGCCTTGGCCACCCGGGATCCCCGGCTCCAGGCGTTTATTTCTGTGGTGCAGAAATACCTGCAAAGTACCGGCAGTTATCGTTTTGCCCAGATGTATGACGAAGGAGCTCAGGAGTACCTGCGTTATAATTTATTGAGCCGCCTTACCCACGATGAACGGACACTGCTGGACCGGCTGCAGGAAGCTACGGACGCATCGCGACCTACGGACGCATCGCGACCTACGGTCGCGGTATCCATCGAAGCGGATAATTATCCGGTAAGTTTTTATAACCCCAAGGAAAATGAATGGCAGGGCATCACCGTAGACTTGCTGCGGGAAATATCCGCTTTAACAGGCATTCAGTTTAACTATGCTAATTCTCCGGATTCAAAATTGGCCGATATCATAGCCATGCTTCACCAGGGACAGGCTTCCATGACCATGGAGCTCGTCAGATCTCCATCCAATGACCAGGAATTTTTATTTGCCGATACTCCCTACCAGATCGATTATTATGCCCTTATATCCAAAAACACCTATCAGGATGTAACCCTGAGCGACATCCCCTACAAGCGGGTGGGGATGGTTGCCGGAACCACTTCCGCAGGAATTTTCCATGAGTTATTTCCCCGTCACACCCATATGATAGATTACGCGGATCGGGAAACGGCCATTAATGCCCTGGCCCGGGGGGATATTGAGCTTCTGATGGCCACCCGGAACCTGCTGCTTAATATCACTAATTATTTGGAACGCACGGGGTATAAGGCAAACCTGGTGCTGCGCCGTCCTTACGAAGCCTACTTTGGTTTCGGCCCGGAAGAAAAGCTGCTCTGTTCCATCATAAGCAAGGCTCAAAGTTTGATCGATACCGAAAGGGTGGTGGACGACTGGACCCGCCGTGTCTTTGATTACAGCGGCGCCATGGCCAGATCGCAGAAACCCTATCTGATCGGCGCATCGGCGCTGTTGGCGATAATATTAGTGCTTCTCACCATAATGCTGCTGCGGAAAAGGCAGATGGCCGCTAATCTGGAACGTACCGTGGAGCAGCGTACCCATGAGCTTGAGGTCCAGACCCAGGCGGCTCAGGTTGCTTCCCGGGCCAAGGGGGAATTCCTGTCCCGGATGAGCCACGAGATCCGTACCCCCCTTAACGCCATCATCGGCATGACCGAAATTGCCCGGCGGGCCCAGGATATCGGCAAAAAGGATCGCTCCCTGGGTGAGATTGCCTCCGCTTCGGATCACCTTCTGGGTATTTTGAACGATGTGCTGGATATGTCAAAAATTGAGAGTGGTAAATTTGAAATTGTCCATAACCCCTTTGTACTGGCCGAGGCCATGAAAGAGGTGTCCAAGATAATTGTTCTGCGCTGCCAGGAAAAGGGGATAAATTTCGGCAACGATTTTGCCGGCATTACGGATATTTGTGTAATGGGGGATAAGCTCCGGCTTAAGCAGATCCTCATAAACCTTTTGGGGAATGCGGTTAAATTTACTCCCAACCTGGGGACCATCATCTTCAAGGTCCAGGGATTGGATCGGGATGAAAAACGGATAAAGCTCTATTTCCATGTATCCGATTCGGGGATAGGAATGAGTCCGGAGCAGATGAAAAATTTATTCACCGCCTTTGAACAGGCGGATAGTTCCATCTCGGTCCGTTTCGGCGGGACCGGTCTGGGGCTTGCGATCAGCCAAAATCTGGTAAAGCAGATGGGGGGCCTTATTACGGTGAAAAGCGTTCCCGGCGAAGGATCCGCCTTTTCCTTTACCCTGGATATGGACATCGCCGAAATGCCGCAGGAAGAGGCGCCCCAAAAAGATACCGGGGTAAGGGTTTTTCCGGGCAAGCGGATTCTATTAGCCGAGGATATCGAAATTAACCGGATGATCCTCCAGGAGCTTCTTGCGGATACCCGTATAAAAATTGACGAGGCCGTAGATGGGGCCGAAGCGGTACGGATCTTTGCCGCTTCTCCGGTCAACTACTATGATCTGATTTTCATGGATATACAGATGCCGAATCTGAACGGCCACGATGCTTCCCGCCAAATCCGCGCCTTGGATCGGGGGGATGCAAAAACGGTGCCCATTATCGCCATGACCGCCAATGCCTACCGGGAGGATATCGACCGCGCTCTGGCCGCCGGCATGAGCGGCCATCTGGCCAAACCTATTGATATTGATGAGGTTATGAAAGTATTGTCCCAGCGGCTCGGCTGA